The following are encoded in a window of Natronoarchaeum philippinense genomic DNA:
- a CDS encoding bacteriorhodopsin, which yields MLEPGSEAIWLWLGTAGMFLATIYFVARGWGVEEDRRKKFYIVTTFITAIAFVNYLAMALGFGLVEVTVGGETIVVYWARYTDWIFTTPLLLIDLGLLAGADRNTIGTLVGLDVLMIGTGAIATLTGDGGAFAAGAQRLIWWGVSTAFLVVLLYFLFGALSEQADALSAEAQSKFVQLRNLLTVLWAAYPVWWIVGTEGLGLIGLPAETAGFALLDLTAKAGFGYILLRSHAVLDEAGTIQRATPTA from the coding sequence ATGCTCGAACCAGGCTCCGAGGCCATCTGGCTGTGGCTCGGCACGGCAGGGATGTTCCTCGCGACGATCTACTTCGTCGCTCGCGGCTGGGGCGTCGAGGAGGACCGACGAAAGAAATTCTACATCGTGACGACGTTTATCACCGCCATCGCGTTCGTAAACTACCTTGCGATGGCACTGGGATTCGGACTAGTCGAAGTCACGGTCGGCGGCGAGACGATCGTCGTCTACTGGGCGCGATACACCGACTGGATATTCACCACGCCGCTGTTGCTGATCGACCTCGGACTGCTCGCCGGAGCCGATCGCAACACGATCGGGACGCTGGTCGGGCTCGACGTTTTGATGATCGGCACCGGAGCGATCGCCACCCTGACCGGCGACGGCGGCGCGTTCGCCGCCGGCGCACAACGGCTGATCTGGTGGGGCGTCAGCACGGCGTTCTTGGTGGTGTTGCTCTACTTCCTGTTCGGAGCGCTCTCCGAGCAGGCCGATGCCCTCTCGGCGGAAGCTCAGAGCAAGTTCGTCCAGTTGCGGAATCTACTGACGGTGCTCTGGGCGGCGTACCCAGTCTGGTGGATCGTCGGTACCGAGGGGCTCGGTCTCATCGGGCTGCCCGCCGAGACGGCAGGGTTTGCGCTTCTGGACCTAACTGCAAAGGCCGGCTTCGGGTACATCCTGC
- a CDS encoding bacterio-opsin activator domain-containing protein, with translation MVSPDGRTDHLLYVDPDDAAVEAVSTAFGDAVVETARTAESARELVLRKPIDCVICEHDLPDDGGLELLSSVREGFPTMPVILFVEDGDETLASAALSAGVTEYVIKPPLAAGVERLAETVTELLERRPDNRGTIDVPGSADEEVPMALKERAMDEAPVGITIADAQREDEPLIYVNEAFERLTGYDRATVLGKNCRFLQGPATASEPVDRLRDAIDAGVPASEELINYRKDGRMFWNRVDLAPIYGDELAYFVGFQTDITDRKRAQFAARQRAESLDNERQTLERLLDRIDGLVLDVTQTLVEASCREEMIGDICERIGDAEPYDFAWIGDYDVVNDQVHPAADTSQNAQFVDELDVEFGPETVIGTAIDDRELAVVQDSANSPGGRLHGGDWPDRFQSMAAVPLAYRDTVHGVLCVYAAERGVFAEHERAILTALGRAIATAINARESEERLTTDTVAELEFGVLGSDLFVVSLADDLDCHVEYVGSVRAADGQLVTFVDVTGADPQRLEATATALPQIAAANITTITDDGCLAEIKFGEPFVVEVLAEWGVETRSIVADPSRARLTASVSQTDDAREVADRITERFPGVDLLAYRERDRPAETQREFAARLEGRLTDRQQSALRRAYASDYFEWPRPISGDELAESMDITRSTFHQHLRAAERKLVAAFYEERDELSG, from the coding sequence ATGGTCAGCCCAGACGGCAGAACCGACCATCTGCTGTACGTCGATCCCGACGACGCAGCTGTAGAGGCCGTTTCTACCGCGTTCGGGGACGCCGTCGTCGAGACCGCACGGACCGCCGAGAGCGCGCGCGAACTGGTGCTTAGAAAGCCGATCGACTGTGTAATCTGCGAGCACGACCTTCCGGACGATGGCGGGCTCGAACTGCTGTCGTCGGTACGTGAGGGGTTTCCGACGATGCCTGTCATCCTGTTCGTCGAGGACGGTGACGAAACACTCGCCAGTGCAGCACTCTCAGCGGGAGTCACCGAGTACGTCATCAAGCCGCCGCTGGCAGCCGGTGTCGAACGGCTCGCCGAGACGGTGACGGAGCTTCTGGAACGGCGACCCGACAATCGAGGCACCATCGATGTTCCGGGATCGGCGGACGAGGAGGTTCCGATGGCGCTCAAAGAGCGAGCGATGGACGAAGCACCGGTCGGCATTACCATCGCCGATGCCCAGCGTGAGGACGAACCACTGATTTACGTCAACGAGGCGTTCGAACGGCTGACAGGCTACGATCGGGCAACAGTACTCGGGAAAAACTGTCGGTTCCTTCAAGGCCCGGCGACGGCGTCCGAGCCGGTCGACCGACTTCGAGACGCGATCGATGCCGGCGTGCCAGCCAGCGAGGAGTTGATCAACTATCGAAAAGACGGACGGATGTTCTGGAACCGGGTCGACCTCGCGCCGATCTACGGCGACGAACTGGCCTACTTCGTCGGGTTCCAGACGGATATCACGGACCGAAAGCGGGCCCAGTTCGCGGCTCGGCAGCGGGCCGAATCGCTCGACAACGAGCGCCAGACGCTAGAACGGTTGCTCGATCGGATCGACGGGCTCGTCCTCGATGTGACCCAAACGCTCGTGGAGGCGTCCTGCCGAGAAGAGATGATAGGCGACATCTGCGAGCGGATCGGTGACGCCGAGCCCTACGACTTCGCTTGGATCGGCGACTACGACGTTGTGAACGATCAGGTACACCCGGCGGCTGATACGAGCCAAAACGCGCAGTTTGTCGACGAACTCGACGTGGAGTTCGGCCCCGAGACGGTGATCGGAACGGCGATCGACGACCGCGAACTCGCGGTCGTGCAAGACAGCGCGAACAGCCCCGGCGGTCGACTGCACGGCGGCGACTGGCCGGATCGCTTCCAGTCGATGGCAGCCGTACCGCTGGCGTATCGGGATACCGTCCACGGCGTCCTCTGTGTCTACGCGGCCGAACGAGGAGTGTTCGCAGAGCACGAGCGTGCGATCTTAACCGCACTCGGGCGAGCAATCGCCACCGCGATCAACGCACGAGAAAGCGAAGAGCGACTAACGACTGACACGGTTGCGGAACTGGAGTTCGGCGTTCTCGGGAGCGACCTATTTGTCGTCTCGCTCGCAGACGACCTCGACTGTCACGTCGAGTACGTTGGGTCGGTCCGCGCCGCCGACGGGCAGTTGGTGACGTTCGTTGATGTGACCGGAGCAGATCCCCAACGGCTGGAGGCGACTGCTACAGCGCTCCCGCAGATCGCGGCGGCGAATATCACGACGATCACCGATGACGGCTGCCTCGCGGAGATCAAGTTCGGCGAGCCATTCGTCGTGGAGGTGCTCGCCGAGTGGGGCGTCGAAACGCGATCGATCGTGGCCGATCCGAGCCGGGCGAGACTGACGGCCAGCGTCTCTCAAACCGACGATGCACGAGAGGTCGCCGATCGGATCACGGAACGGTTTCCGGGCGTCGACCTGCTTGCGTATCGCGAGCGCGACCGACCCGCGGAGACCCAACGCGAGTTCGCAGCGAGACTGGAAGGACGCCTCACCGACCGTCAGCAGAGTGCGCTCCGGCGTGCGTACGCAAGCGACTATTTCGAGTGGCCGAGACCGATCTCCGGCGACGAGCTAGCGGAGTCGATGGATATCACGCGTTCGACGTTCCACCAACACTTGCGTGCCGCCGAGCGAAAACTCGTCGCCGCATTCTACGAAGAACGCGACGAGCTGTCCGGCTAA
- a CDS encoding DUF6276 family protein: MRCDACGGDAVVFEVPDELRECAPEEAPTVAICPACLTVAPARDAVVQDADAADGSASIHDAFPADPDAATGVALLLGLLESLVLNKAEIQFLVDRLEAGGTDVFLVLDRLASDPAVDAQVDLQRRRAQLQQLVD, from the coding sequence ATGCGCTGTGACGCCTGCGGCGGCGACGCCGTCGTCTTCGAGGTCCCCGACGAGTTACGCGAGTGCGCACCAGAGGAGGCACCGACGGTAGCGATCTGTCCGGCGTGTCTCACTGTCGCGCCCGCTCGCGACGCCGTCGTGCAGGATGCCGACGCCGCGGACGGTTCGGCGTCGATCCACGACGCGTTCCCGGCCGATCCGGACGCCGCCACAGGGGTCGCGTTGTTGCTCGGGCTGCTGGAATCGCTGGTCCTCAACAAAGCCGAGATCCAGTTTCTGGTCGACCGGCTCGAAGCCGGCGGCACCGACGTATTTCTCGTGCTGGATCGGTTGGCGTCCGATCCAGCGGTCGACGCGCAGGTCGATCTACAGCGGCGACGTGCGCAGTTACAGCAGTTGGTGGATTGA
- a CDS encoding V-type ATP synthase subunit D: MAKDVKPTRKNLMAIEDRIELSERGHDTLEKKRDGLIMEFMDILDQAQDVRSNLESDYQHAQKTIDMARAMEGDVAVRGAAAALKEHPEITTESKNIMGVVVPQIESTRVKKSLDQRGYGVLGTSARIDEAAEAYEDLLESIILAAEVETAMKKMLEEIETTKRRVNALEFKLLPDLKENQEYIEQKLEEQEREEIFRMKKIKEKKEQAEEEEEELAAAETEPERVQADD; the protein is encoded by the coding sequence ATGGCCAAAGACGTCAAACCCACTCGGAAGAACCTGATGGCGATCGAGGATCGCATCGAGCTCTCCGAGCGAGGCCACGACACGCTCGAGAAGAAGCGCGACGGCCTGATCATGGAGTTCATGGACATTCTGGACCAGGCCCAAGACGTTCGTTCGAACCTCGAAAGCGACTACCAGCACGCCCAGAAGACCATCGACATGGCCCGCGCGATGGAGGGCGACGTTGCGGTGCGGGGCGCCGCCGCCGCGCTCAAAGAACACCCCGAGATCACGACCGAGTCCAAGAACATCATGGGCGTCGTCGTGCCTCAGATCGAGTCCACGCGCGTCAAAAAGAGCCTCGATCAGCGCGGCTACGGCGTGCTCGGCACCTCCGCGCGCATCGACGAGGCCGCGGAAGCCTACGAGGACCTGCTGGAGTCGATCATCCTCGCCGCCGAAGTCGAGACGGCGATGAAGAAGATGCTCGAAGAGATCGAGACCACCAAGCGCCGCGTCAACGCTCTGGAGTTCAAGCTCCTGCCCGACCTCAAGGAGAACCAAGAGTACATCGAGCAGAAACTCGAAGAGCAAGAGCGCGAGGAGATCTTCCGTATGAAGAAGATCAAGGAGAAAAAGGAACAGGCCGAAGAGGAAGAAGAGGAACTCGCTGCGGCCGAGACCGAACCCGAGCGCGTGCAGGCCGACGACTGA
- the rnhB gene encoding ribonuclease HII, with the protein MEYAFGADEAGRGPALGSMFVAAVAVDDRDAIPAGVDDSKKLSRARRDDLAAALRDDDRVRASVVEVPTERIDDPATDMNALTVDAQSTALDAVVEAGQSGVVDACDTDAERFASRVADGVDADVALRAEHGADETYPVVSAASVLAKAARDDHVDALAATYGEVGSGYPSDPTTRTFLSEYVETHGDLPDCARESWGTCQDALAAAEQSALDQF; encoded by the coding sequence ATGGAGTACGCCTTCGGTGCCGACGAGGCCGGTCGCGGTCCCGCGCTCGGGTCGATGTTCGTCGCGGCGGTCGCCGTCGACGATCGAGACGCCATTCCAGCGGGTGTCGACGACTCGAAGAAGCTCTCGCGAGCCCGCCGTGACGACCTCGCTGCCGCCCTCCGCGACGACGACCGCGTTCGGGCGTCGGTCGTCGAGGTTCCCACCGAGCGCATCGACGATCCGGCGACCGACATGAACGCGCTGACCGTCGACGCCCAGTCGACCGCGCTCGACGCCGTCGTCGAGGCCGGCCAGAGCGGTGTCGTCGACGCCTGCGATACTGACGCCGAGCGATTCGCCAGCCGCGTCGCCGACGGCGTCGACGCCGACGTTGCACTCCGCGCCGAACACGGCGCCGACGAGACCTACCCCGTCGTCAGCGCAGCCAGCGTGCTGGCCAAAGCCGCCCGCGACGACCACGTCGACGCGCTCGCGGCGACCTACGGTGAGGTCGGCAGCGGCTATCCGAGCGATCCGACCACGCGGACGTTTCTCAGCGAGTACGTCGAGACACACGGCGACTTGCCCGACTGCGCCCGCGAGAGCTGGGGCACCTGTCAGGACGCGCTGGCGGCGGCCGAACAGTCGGCGCTCGATCAGTTCTGA
- a CDS encoding preprotein translocase subunit SecD codes for MKPIELVRNNLRISILVALIALACFFLFVPGAGLGDDIGGNETAVDTPTNLKYGIELGGGARLRAPVDGVTAENVDVQNDEAQAIADQLGVDLGRVQVQSQDGTVEVFSGNVTTAELESALEATGHSSDSFSVRTGVTAETRDDMIEVLETRVQSTGFTGATVNEVQVGDDWYLVIEAPGRNVDIAELRDVLQNRGVVQVVAHYPTDNASGNGSGYEQQIALRQDEIKDVGQVENLDDQDGFGFSVTLKQSAAADYSDLMVETGIASSVERGSGCNYNENTDPSQWGYCQLIVYDDETVTGLTMNPNLGTLMESDQFASQPTFQVTTPDRQSAQEVQTSIQTGSLPAQLDLGENSSSYEIQPEQAQQFRTSSAITGLIAVLTVVLVVFLRYGNPRVAAPMSLTALSEVVILLGFAAAIKMPIDLSHVAGFIAVVGTGVDDLIIIADEVLSEDGVSSGRVFDSRFKKAFWVIGAAAATTIIAMSPLAVLSLGDLRGFAIITILGVLIGVFITRPAYGNILRRIKTEN; via the coding sequence ATGAAGCCGATCGAGCTCGTCCGGAACAACCTCCGGATCTCGATCCTCGTCGCGCTGATCGCGCTGGCGTGTTTCTTCCTCTTTGTCCCCGGCGCCGGGCTGGGCGACGACATCGGCGGCAACGAGACCGCGGTCGACACGCCGACGAACCTCAAGTACGGCATCGAACTCGGCGGCGGCGCGCGGCTGCGAGCGCCGGTCGACGGCGTCACCGCCGAGAACGTCGACGTGCAAAACGACGAAGCCCAAGCCATCGCGGACCAACTCGGGGTCGATCTGGGCAGAGTGCAAGTCCAATCACAGGACGGGACCGTCGAGGTGTTCAGCGGCAACGTCACCACGGCCGAGCTAGAGTCCGCGCTGGAAGCCACCGGGCACTCGTCGGACTCGTTCTCGGTGCGGACCGGCGTCACCGCCGAGACCCGCGACGATATGATCGAGGTGCTGGAGACCCGGGTCCAATCGACCGGGTTCACCGGCGCCACGGTCAACGAGGTCCAAGTCGGCGACGACTGGTACCTCGTCATCGAAGCCCCCGGACGGAACGTCGACATCGCCGAGTTGCGCGACGTGCTCCAGAACCGCGGGGTCGTCCAAGTCGTCGCCCACTACCCGACCGACAACGCCTCGGGCAACGGTAGCGGCTACGAGCAGCAGATCGCGCTCCGACAGGACGAGATCAAAGACGTCGGGCAGGTCGAGAATCTCGACGATCAGGATGGGTTCGGCTTCTCGGTCACGCTCAAGCAGTCGGCCGCAGCCGACTACTCCGATCTCATGGTCGAGACGGGGATCGCAAGCAGCGTCGAGCGGGGATCGGGCTGTAATTACAACGAAAACACGGATCCCAGCCAGTGGGGCTACTGTCAGCTGATCGTCTACGACGACGAGACGGTGACTGGCCTGACGATGAACCCCAACCTCGGCACCCTGATGGAAAGCGACCAGTTCGCCAGCCAGCCCACCTTCCAAGTCACGACGCCGGACCGCCAGAGCGCACAGGAAGTCCAGACAAGCATCCAGACCGGGAGCCTCCCGGCCCAGCTCGATCTGGGCGAAAACTCCAGTAGCTACGAGATCCAGCCCGAACAGGCCCAGCAGTTCCGGACCAGTTCGGCGATCACCGGCCTCATCGCGGTGCTGACGGTCGTGCTCGTGGTGTTCCTGCGCTACGGCAACCCGCGCGTCGCGGCGCCGATGTCGCTGACGGCGCTGTCGGAAGTCGTCATCCTGCTCGGCTTCGCGGCGGCGATCAAGATGCCGATCGACCTCTCCCACGTCGCCGGGTTCATCGCGGTCGTCGGGACCGGGGTCGACGACCTGATCATCATCGCCGACGAGGTGCTGTCCGAAGACGGCGTCAGCTCCGGGCGCGTGTTCGACAGCCGGTTCAAGAAGGCGTTCTGGGTGATCGGCGCCGCCGCCGCGACGACGATCATCGCCATGAGCCCGCTCGCTGTGCTCTCGCTCGGCGATCTGCGCGGCTTTGCGATCATCACGATCCTCGGCGTGCTGATCGGCGTGTTCATCACCCGACCGGCCTACGGGAACATCCTGCGCCGGATCAAGACCGAGAACTGA